In Thermanaeromonas sp. C210, the following proteins share a genomic window:
- a CDS encoding nicotinate phosphoribosyltransferase encodes MARDLTSLEQVRQLSVEADRTFFSAQHDEIISGATTDIYFVRTYEILKDLGLLHIEVTAEIFPRRPGIMAGVPEVLNLLRGKKVEIWGLPEGTPFEAKEVVMRIHGPYGEFGLFETTILGFLASSSGWATAAREIKEAAGDKPFICFGARHVHPAVAPVMERAALIGGAAGASCILAAKIAGIEPQGTVPHALFLIIGDTVEGAAAYHRLMPPDAKRTILVDTFKDEAEEALRVAGALGEALDGVRLDTPSERGGVTPELVREVRTRLDQAGFHHVRILVSGGLTPEKVRLLAEAGADAFGVGSYISGAPPIDMTMDLKEVAGRPVAKRGRLPGIIPNPKLQRLYP; translated from the coding sequence TTGGCCCGGGACCTGACTTCCTTGGAACAGGTCCGCCAATTATCCGTGGAGGCGGACAGGACCTTTTTCTCGGCCCAACATGACGAGATCATCAGCGGGGCCACCACCGATATTTACTTTGTGCGCACTTATGAAATCCTTAAGGATTTGGGGCTTTTACATATCGAGGTGACGGCCGAGATTTTCCCCCGGCGGCCGGGCATTATGGCGGGCGTACCGGAAGTCCTCAATCTTTTGCGGGGGAAGAAGGTCGAAATATGGGGCCTGCCGGAGGGAACCCCTTTTGAGGCCAAAGAAGTGGTCATGCGCATCCACGGCCCTTACGGCGAGTTCGGACTTTTTGAGACCACCATCCTGGGGTTTTTGGCCAGCTCCAGCGGCTGGGCCACGGCGGCCAGGGAGATTAAGGAAGCGGCGGGGGATAAACCCTTCATCTGCTTTGGAGCGAGGCATGTTCACCCGGCGGTGGCGCCGGTTATGGAGAGGGCAGCCCTCATAGGCGGCGCCGCGGGGGCGAGCTGCATCCTGGCGGCCAAGATAGCCGGCATTGAGCCTCAGGGGACGGTACCCCACGCTCTGTTCCTCATCATCGGGGATACGGTGGAGGGGGCCGCAGCCTACCACCGGCTGATGCCTCCGGACGCCAAGAGGACCATCCTGGTGGATACTTTTAAAGACGAGGCGGAAGAGGCCCTGCGGGTGGCCGGGGCTTTGGGGGAGGCCCTGGACGGGGTACGGCTGGATACTCCCAGCGAGCGCGGGGGTGTAACCCCGGAGCTGGTGAGGGAAGTCCGGACGAGGCTGGACCAGGCCGGTTTCCACCATGTGCGCATTTTAGTATCCGGGGGCCTGACCCCGGAAAAAGTCCGCCTCCTGGCCGAGGCCGGCGCCGATGCCTTCGGGGTGGGTAGCTATATCTCGGGCGCTCCGCCCATTGATATGACCATGGACCTGAAGGAAGTGGCCGGCCGCCCGGTGGCCAAGCGGGGCCGCCTTCCCGGCATTATTCCTAATCCCAAGCTACAGCGTCTTTATCCTTGA
- a CDS encoding YmaF family protein codes for MRSNTEIVTFLGQFDYHKHVHDHSGKTSCALGHAHLHPGVTGLPLPKDGSHIHTLWGITTFDREHTHSYCATTGPAINLPGNPHTHYVDFETNEVNGHRHRVMGYVVPSKE; via the coding sequence ATGCGGAGTAATACTGAGATTGTAACTTTTCTTGGCCAATTCGATTATCATAAGCACGTTCACGACCACAGTGGCAAGACCAGCTGCGCTCTCGGCCATGCCCACTTGCACCCCGGAGTGACTGGTTTACCCCTGCCGAAGGATGGCAGCCATATCCACACTTTATGGGGTATTACAACTTTTGACCGCGAGCACACGCATTCTTACTGCGCTACTACCGGTCCGGCCATTAATTTACCTGGGAACCCGCATACCCATTATGTGGACTTTGAAACAAACGAAGTCAATGGACATCGCCATAGAGTTATGGGCTATGTGGTACCATCGAAGGAATAG
- the thiS gene encoding sulfur carrier protein ThiS, protein MVTVNGKEIDFKGGMTVADVLRAAGETPNAWTLVVVDGKVISPDLLSQTPVADGAEIRLLPLLSGG, encoded by the coding sequence ATGGTCACCGTCAACGGCAAGGAGATAGATTTCAAAGGCGGTATGACCGTAGCCGACGTCCTGCGTGCCGCCGGCGAAACCCCCAATGCCTGGACCCTGGTGGTAGTAGACGGGAAAGTGATTTCTCCGGACCTCCTTTCGCAGACACCGGTAGCCGACGGGGCCGAGATCAGACTGCTGCCACTCCTTTCCGGAGGATGA
- a CDS encoding aldehyde ferredoxin oxidoreductase C-terminal domain-containing protein, whose translation MWSKLVVNMKNLTVEKEPLEEQYRELGGRALIAQYLMKNVPPQCDPLGSENQLIFCTTLFAGTPLTTAHRMSVGGKSPLTGGIKESNVGGYAASLLADHGLKMIVVKDIPARDGLWILHINDQGESELLDAGSYRGLNNYEFIGKMRERFGSDIATISIGSAGERLYRSASIQVSEFQTGHPSRAAARGGLGALMGSKGLKAIVIEKPREKYKVAYADEARFHEACRKLNRMIAEGAKNDPFHDIGTIATIEVTGANGILPVDNFSGRLFRDYQKVGANAFMTNLASRGGRNKRPCQPGCVVQCSNIYNDKDGSYLTSAFEYETIALFGPNLHIADLDAIARMDRICDDMGVDTIETANAVAMCMEAGKIKWGDAEAVLALLQEMVDGTDFGRLLGDGCEAVGKNLGVKRIPVVKHQAMAAYDPRNTKGTGITYATSPMGADHTAGLTMGRAFDDCGRAAQAHASNKLQVAIAFADSMMCIFAFAHAVAGLPLLAELMAALYGGEADISRVTTLGVKTLLTERAFNKMAGMTREDDRLPDFFYHERSVATGSQFDINDYELEVLFDF comes from the coding sequence ATGTGGTCTAAACTCGTTGTAAACATGAAAAACCTTACTGTAGAAAAAGAGCCCCTGGAGGAACAGTACCGGGAGCTGGGAGGAAGGGCCCTAATTGCCCAGTACTTGATGAAAAACGTACCTCCCCAGTGCGATCCATTGGGTAGCGAAAACCAGCTTATTTTCTGCACCACCCTATTTGCCGGAACGCCCTTAACTACCGCCCACCGGATGTCCGTAGGGGGAAAAAGCCCTCTAACCGGGGGCATTAAAGAGAGCAACGTGGGCGGCTATGCTGCGAGTCTCCTGGCGGATCATGGCCTGAAAATGATCGTGGTGAAAGACATCCCCGCCCGGGACGGCCTGTGGATCTTGCACATCAACGACCAGGGGGAAAGTGAGCTCCTGGACGCCGGGAGCTACAGGGGCCTCAACAATTACGAGTTTATCGGAAAAATGCGAGAAAGATTCGGCAGCGACATCGCTACCATATCCATAGGCAGTGCCGGAGAGCGCCTCTACCGATCCGCCTCCATCCAGGTTTCCGAATTCCAGACGGGGCATCCCAGCCGGGCGGCGGCCCGCGGGGGCCTGGGGGCGCTGATGGGCAGCAAGGGCCTCAAGGCCATCGTTATCGAGAAGCCCCGGGAAAAGTACAAGGTTGCCTATGCCGACGAGGCCAGGTTCCACGAGGCCTGCCGGAAATTGAACCGCATGATTGCCGAGGGCGCCAAAAACGACCCCTTCCACGACATCGGCACCATTGCTACTATTGAAGTAACCGGAGCCAACGGCATACTGCCCGTCGACAACTTCTCAGGCCGGCTCTTCCGGGATTATCAAAAGGTCGGGGCCAACGCCTTCATGACCAACCTGGCTTCTCGCGGCGGCCGGAACAAGCGTCCCTGCCAGCCCGGTTGCGTGGTCCAGTGCTCCAACATATACAACGACAAGGACGGCAGTTATCTCACTTCCGCCTTCGAATACGAGACCATAGCCCTCTTCGGCCCGAACCTCCACATTGCCGATCTGGACGCCATTGCACGTATGGACCGGATCTGCGACGACATGGGAGTGGACACCATCGAAACCGCCAATGCCGTGGCCATGTGCATGGAGGCCGGCAAAATAAAATGGGGGGATGCGGAGGCCGTCCTCGCCCTGCTGCAGGAAATGGTAGACGGGACGGACTTCGGCCGGCTCCTGGGCGACGGCTGCGAGGCGGTGGGCAAGAACCTGGGTGTCAAGCGCATCCCCGTAGTCAAGCACCAAGCCATGGCGGCGTATGATCCGCGCAATACCAAGGGTACAGGCATCACCTATGCTACGAGCCCCATGGGAGCGGACCACACCGCCGGGCTGACCATGGGCCGTGCCTTCGACGACTGCGGCCGGGCCGCCCAGGCCCATGCCTCCAACAAGCTGCAGGTGGCCATAGCCTTTGCCGACAGCATGATGTGTATTTTTGCCTTCGCCCATGCCGTTGCCGGGTTGCCCCTCCTGGCCGAGCTCATGGCCGCCCTGTACGGCGGCGAGGCCGATATCTCCCGGGTAACGACCCTCGGGGTAAAAACCCTGCTGACCGAAAGGGCCTTCAACAAGATGGCCGGGATGACCAGGGAGGACGACCGGCTTCCCGACTTCTTCTACCACGAGCGCTCCGTGGCCACCGGTTCCCAGTTCGACATCAACGACTACGAACTGGAGGTGCTCTTCGACTTCTAA
- a CDS encoding iron-containing alcohol dehydrogenase has protein sequence MITSFNIFVPVLMGSGASLRTGLKVRELGCRKVLVVYDKGIEAAGIAGTIVENIQNAGLETVCFDGVLPDPPDTMVEQAAEMARREQIDGIVAVGGGSSMDTAKAINVLMNNEPPIMRYFGVQKNLKPGVPMVFIPTTAGTGSEVTHMCVISCTSLGKKDSVVSPVCLGSLAILDPDLTLGLPPKMTAATGVDALAHAVESMTGGQANPLSDALAREAIRLIAKWLPIAYRDGSNLEARENMLLASMFAGMAFTNALVHLGHSIAHTLGASFHLPHGVACGVALPEVIEYAAKTEYKKVRMICECLGAEVEENASPEEIGAVARDALRALIKSVDIPNLQQLGIPLEDVLGVAPMVVADTGFALVPYRITAAKVAEMLRSAYSA, from the coding sequence ATGATCACCTCATTTAACATCTTTGTTCCCGTCCTCATGGGCAGCGGCGCATCCCTGCGTACCGGCCTGAAGGTCCGCGAATTGGGATGCCGGAAAGTCCTCGTAGTGTACGACAAGGGTATTGAGGCCGCCGGCATCGCGGGCACTATTGTAGAGAATATTCAAAATGCCGGCCTGGAAACCGTCTGCTTTGACGGCGTACTTCCCGATCCCCCCGATACCATGGTGGAGCAGGCCGCCGAAATGGCGCGGCGCGAACAGATAGACGGCATCGTGGCCGTGGGGGGTGGAAGTTCTATGGACACGGCCAAGGCCATTAACGTGCTGATGAACAACGAGCCTCCCATCATGAGGTATTTCGGCGTTCAAAAGAACTTGAAGCCAGGCGTACCCATGGTTTTCATTCCCACTACCGCCGGCACGGGTAGCGAGGTTACCCACATGTGTGTCATCTCCTGCACCTCCCTGGGGAAAAAGGACAGTGTAGTCAGCCCGGTCTGTCTGGGTTCGCTGGCCATCCTAGACCCGGACCTCACCCTGGGCCTGCCCCCGAAGATGACCGCGGCAACCGGCGTAGACGCCCTGGCCCATGCCGTGGAATCCATGACCGGCGGCCAGGCCAATCCCCTTTCCGACGCCCTGGCACGGGAAGCCATAAGGTTGATCGCCAAATGGCTCCCTATAGCCTACCGTGACGGTTCCAACCTCGAGGCCAGGGAGAATATGCTGCTGGCCTCCATGTTCGCGGGCATGGCCTTCACCAACGCCCTGGTCCACCTCGGTCATTCTATAGCCCACACCCTGGGCGCCAGCTTTCACCTTCCCCACGGCGTTGCCTGCGGGGTAGCCCTGCCCGAGGTAATAGAATATGCCGCCAAGACGGAATACAAGAAGGTGCGGATGATCTGCGAGTGCCTGGGAGCAGAGGTCGAAGAAAATGCCTCCCCGGAGGAAATCGGAGCCGTTGCCCGCGATGCCCTGCGGGCCCTCATTAAATCGGTAGACATCCCCAATCTGCAGCAGCTCGGCATTCCCCTGGAGGATGTGTTGGGGGTGGCGCCCATGGTAGTGGCCGACACCGGCTTTGCCCTGGTGCCCTACCGCATCACCGCGGCCAAGGTGGCCGAGATGCTGCGGTCAGCATACAGCGCCTAA